A part of Arachis hypogaea cultivar Tifrunner chromosome 12, arahy.Tifrunner.gnm2.J5K5, whole genome shotgun sequence genomic DNA contains:
- the LOC112728067 gene encoding protein DETOXIFICATION 44, chloroplastic, with protein sequence MASSSFLCMHIHHHYPMHNILHHHHNHSLLFFNSKPSKLHNHHCFPTPRVAPKSCLSHKNSDTKTDSLEETASNKQEPCSSSSSTTTTTTTTTPSHNPSSSSVQGSFFASFIHQFRNGWLVFDDMGMEMLSIAIPAALALAADPLASLVDTAFVGHIGSVELAAVGVSASVFNLISDLFNVPLLNITTSFVAEEQALIRKEGDHNQSNNNGKYQSKKLIPSVSTSLALATALGVAETVALSFGSGILMNIMGIPADSPMREPAEHFLTMRAFGAPAIVISLAAQGTFRGFTDTKTPLYAIGAGNIINTILDPLLIFFFGLGIGGAAVSTVISEYLIAFILVWKLSDNVLLFPSDVDWKKIFNYLKSGGLLIGRTIAVLMTMTVATSAAAKQGPTPMAGHQICMEVWLSVSSLTDALALAGQAILAGSYSQGNYEQSRHLIYRALQIGLGTGITLSMILFFGYGAFSSLFSTDSEVQDVAQSGLLFVAGSQPVNALAFVVDGLYYGVSDFGFAAYSMVLVALISSVFILVASPVLGLPGVWTGLFLFMVLRVLAGVWRLGSKSGPWDMVWYKDGAED encoded by the exons ATGGCGTCGTCTTCTTTTCTTTGCATGCATATTCACCATCACTACCCTATGCATAATATTCTCCACCATCATCACAACCATTCATTGTTGTTCTTCAACTCTAAACCATCAAAGCTTCACAATCATCATTGCTTCCCAACTCCAAGAGTTGCTCCAAAATCATGTCTAAGTCACAAAAACAGTGACACCAAAACAGATTCCCTTGAAGAAACTGCCTCTAATAAGCAAGAACcatgctcctcctcctcctccaccaccaccaccaccaccaccactacaccCTCTCATAATCCTTCATCTTCATCAGTTCAAGGTTCTTTCTTTGCTTCTTTCATACATCAGTTCAG AAATGGGTGGCTTGTATTTGATGATATGGGAATGGAAATGTTGTCCATTGCAATACCTGCTGCCTTGGCTTTGGCAGCTGACCCTCTTGCCTCATTGGTTGATACAGCCTTTGTTGGCCATATAG GATCGGTTGAATTGGCTGCTGTTGGGGTTTCAGCTTCTGTGTTTAATCTAATTTCAGACTTGTTCAATGTTCCTTTGCTTAATATCACTACATCCTTTGTTGCTGAGGAGCAGGCACTGATTAGAAAGGAAGGTGACCACAATCAAAGTAACAATAATG GGAAGTACCAAAGCAAGAAGCTTATTCCTTCAGTATCAACTTCGTTAGCACTTGCTACGGCACTTGGAGTTGCTGAAACTGTGGCGCTTTCCTTTGGTTCAGGCATTCTTATGAATATCATGGGTATACCTGCT GATTCTCCGATGCGTGAACCTGCCGAGCATTTTCTAACAATGAGGGCTTTTGGTGCTCCAGCAATCGTGATCTCATTAGCCGCACAAGGAACTTTTCGTGGATTTACAGATACAAAGACTCCTCTGTATGCAATTG GAGCTGGAAACATTATTAATACCATACTGGATCCACTATTGATATTTTTCTTTGGCCTTGGAATTGGTGGTGCTGCCGTTTCTACTGTGATATCTGA ATACTTGATAGCTTTTATACTTGTATGGAAATTAAGTGACAATGTGCTTCTATTCCCTTCCGATGTCGAttggaaaaaaattttcaactatCTGAAATCAG GTGGTCTTCTGATCGGTAGGACTATTGCTGTGCTTATGACAATGACAGTGGCAACATCCGCAGCAGCTAAGCAAGGCCCTACACCTATGGCTGGTCATCAAATTTGCATGGAAGTTTGGTTGTCAGTATCTTCCCTCACCGATGCTCTTGCGCTTGCTGGTCAG GCTATACTTGCTGGTAGTTACTCGCAAGGAAATTACGAGCAATCACGCCACCTTATATATAGAGCATTGCAG ATTGGTTTGGGAACCGGAATTACCTTATCAATGATTTTATTCTTTGGGTATGGGGCATTTTCTAGCTTATTCAGCACAGACTCTGAAGTTCAGGATGTTGCTCAGTCTGGTCTACTG TTTGTTGCTGGATCTCAACCAGTGAATGCCTTGGCATTTGTTGTTGATGGACTTTATTACGGAGTATCAGACTTTGGATTTGCTGCATACTCTATG GTTCTAGTTGCACTGATTTCATCAGTTTTTATATTGGTGGCTTCTCCGGTCCTTGGACTTCCCGGAGTGTGGACAGGATTGTTCCTTTTCATGGTTTTGCGTGTTCTAGCCGGAGTTTGGAG gTTGGGTAGCAAAAGTGGACCATGGGATATGGTCTGGTATAAAGATGGAGCAGAAGATTGA
- the LOC112728066 gene encoding receptor protein kinase-like protein ZAR1, with product MTPSTLLYFLLLIFPSALSLSSDGLALLSLKSAVDGGAVTFSDWNDGDTTPCRWSGIACSSISGEPEPRVVGIALAGKSLRGYIPSELGTLRYLRRLNLHDNEFYGVVPVQLFNATALHSLYLHRNNLSGPFPPSLCTLRRLENLDFSQNSFSGHLPPELKDCKQLQRLILARNNFSGDIPANVWSGMDELVQLDLSDNQFEGPIPDELGDLSSLSGTLNLSFNHLSGKVPALLGKLPATVSFDLRNNNLTGEIPQTGSFSNQGPTAFLGNPNLCGFPLRKSCNGSDSGRGSQEGPDAAAHAGTFHSEKGLSPGLIILISAADAAGVALIGLVIVYVYWKRKDDGNACSCAGKSKFGGSGGGEEKMNLCALQCMNGVKSDEEEEEEEEEAGEGGRVEGGLVNIDKGFRFELDELLRASAYVLGKSGLGIVYKVVLANGVPVAVRRLGEGGDQRYKEFAAEVHAIGKVRHPNIVRLRAYYWAHDEKLLISDFISNGNLAQALRGRSGQPSPNLSWSTRLRIAKGAARGMSYLHECSPRKFVHGDIKPSNILLDNDYQPYISDFGLNRLISITGNTPSTGGLMGGALPYMNSSQKEKTNNYKAPEARFPSSRPTQKWDVYSFGIVLLELLTGRTPESSPTTSTSSVEVPDLVRWVRKGFEQESPLSEMVDPSLLQEVRVKKEVLAVFHVALACTEGDPEVRPRMKTVSENLERIGS from the exons ATGACACCGTCTACGCTTCTCTATTTTCTCTTACTAATCTTCCCTTCCGCGCTTTCTCTCTCCTCCGACGGCCTCgcgcttctctctctaaaatctgCCGTCGACGGCGGTGCAGTCACATTCTCCGATTGGAACGACGGCGATACCACGCCGTGCCGGTGGTCTGGTATCGCATGTTCGAGCATCTCCGGCGAGCCTGAGCCTCGCGTCGTCGGCATCGCGCTTGCCGGGAAATCACTCCGGGGATACATTCCATCGGAGCTTGGGACATTAAGGTACCTCCGGCGACTCAATTTGCACGACAATGAATTCTACGGCGTCGTTCCGGTGCAGCTCTTCAACGCCACCGCGCTTCACAGCTTGTACCTCCACCGGAACAACCTCTCCGGTCCATTCCCTCCGTCGCTCTGCACACTTCGCCGCCTCGAGAACCTCGATTTCTCCCAGAATTCGTTCTCCGGCCACCTGCCGCCGGAGCTCAAGGACTGCAAGCAGCTTCAGAGACTGATTCTGGCGAGGAATAATTTTTCCGGCGATATTCCGGCCAATGTGTGGTCGGGGATGGATGAGCTCGTCCAGCTCGATCTCTCCGATAATCAATTCGAAGGTCCGATCCCTGACGAACTCGGCGATTTGAGTTCTCTCTCTGGCACACTAAACCTCTCGTTCAATCACTTATCCGGTAAGGTTCCGGCGTTGCTTGGGAAGTTACCGGCGACCGTGAGCTTCGATCTCCGGAACAACAATCTAACCGGCGAGATTCCCCAAACAGGCTCATTTTCAAATCAGGGCCCCACTGCGTTCCTTGGGAATCCAAACCTTTGCGGATTTCCATTAAGAAAATCATGCAACGGTTCGGATTCAGGCCGGGGATCACAGGAAGGTCCCGACGCGGCAGCACATGCGGGGACCTTCCATTCAGAAAAAGGCCTGAGTCCCGGCCTCATAATCCTGATCTCAGCAGCCGACGCTGCTGGGGTCGCCCTCATCGGGCTAGTAATCGTATATGTTTATTGGAAGAGGAAGGATGATGGCAATGCCTGTAGCTGTGCAGGGAAGAGCAAATTTGGCGGCAGCGGCGGTGGCGAGGAGAAGATGAATCTGTGTGCATTGCAATGTATGAATGGAGTGAAGAGcgacgaggaggaggaggaagaggaagaggaagcggGGGAAGGTGGAAGAGTTGAAGGGGGTTTGGTGAACATAGACAAAGGGTTTAGGTTTGAGCTTGATGAGCTTCTAAGGGCATCGGCATATGtgttggggaagagtgggttgggGATAGTGTACAAGGTGGTGCTTGCTAATGGTGTTCCTGTGGCGGTGAGGAGATTGGGAGAGGGTGGTGATCAGAGGTATAAGGAGTTTGCTGCTGAGGTTCATGCCATTGGGAAGGTTAGGCACCCTAACATTGTGAGATTGAGGGCTTATTATTGGGCACATGATGAGAAGCTTCTCATTAGTGATTTCATCTCTAATGGCAATTTGGCTCAAGCACTTCGAG GGAGAAGTGGACAACCATCTCCAAACCTTTCTTGGTCAACAAGGCTTAGAATAGCCAAAGGAGCAGCAAGAGGCATGTCCTATCTCCATGAATGCAGTCCAAGAAAGTTTGTCCATGGTGATATCAAACCTTCCAACATCCTACTTGACAATGACTACCAACCATACATATCCGATTTCGGGCTCAACCGGCTAATCAGCATCACCGGCAACACCCCGTCGACTGGCGGCCTAATGGGTGGTGCTCTTCCATACATGAACTCATCACAGAAAGAGAAGACCAACAATTACAAGGCGCCCGAGGCACGCTTCCCCAGCTCCAGACCAACACAGAAATGGGATGTGTATTCATTTGGGATTGTTCTGCTTGAATTGCTAACTGGCAGGACGCCGGAATCTTCTCCGACAACTTCAACTTCTTCTGTGGAAGTTCCTGATTTGGTGAGGTGGGTAAGGAAAGGCTTTGAACAAGAGAGTCCCTTATCTGAAATGGTTGATCCATCATTGCTACAAGAAGTGCGTGTAAAGAAAGAAGTGTTGGCTGTTTTTCATGTAGCATTAGCATGCACTGAAGGTGACCCCGAAGTTAGGCCTAGAATGAAAACTGTCTCTGAAAATCTTGAAAGGATTGGATCATAG
- the LOC112728069 gene encoding uncharacterized protein, with translation MATEIVSGNRNSSKRRRCGSDSLEDTLEKWKKKNIDIQHDFSTNGVHVVHKVPAKGSKKGCMKGKGGPQNSEFRYRGVRQRIWGKWVAEIREPISNHESKKNAKRLWLGTFTTAFEAALAYDKAAKTMYGSGARLNFPEHDLESVGSEESPSKNGIILSSGEAPKAEDLDGNFHQFREDKPNFSYVEAFEGTKEEDHDVQKNEKCDDASVVHKEMKDIEAKIPGESEGIEGESEEVLKCPGSGVEFIGMAMNSGADGAASDANEHEIVANNIEVPIEELTKSLTSSCDLSNIDNHSDDYFNNQISDEDCNPKPNYDQSNIKNEAYMVKKKHVEEVISEILRLYSNKCSNNCIQSQNENDENQPSVNVEEEKPLMPVEADMVHTCNCYGCDNSDDEIKNEPNGSDDNVGEMYEFQALNSNIDRKLELQEKGDDGNVLSEFSSKRNRKLCEHLNNMQVASIEMDHDYSFLRPDYDFGLLEEQKLLDLCFSHLGS, from the exons ATGGCCACTGAAATCGTTTCTGG AAACAGGAATTCGTCGAAGAGGCGCAGGTGTGGAAGTGATTCGTTGGAGGACACtcttgagaagtggaagaagaagaacatcGACATTCAACATGATTTCTCCACAAATGGGGTGCATGTGGTTCACAAAGTTCCTGCAAAAGGGTCCAAGAAAGGGTGCATGAAAGGTAAAGGAGGGCCTCAGAACTCTGAGTTTAGATACAGAGGTGTGAGGCAGAGGATTTGGGGTAAGTGGGTCGCTGAAATTCGCGAACCAATCAGCAACCATGAGAGTAAGAAGAATGCAAAGAGGCTTTGGCTTGGCACTTTCACCACTGCATTTGAAGCTGCTCTTGCTTATGACAAAGCGGCTAAGACAATGTACGGTTCAGGCGCACGTTTGAACTTTCCGGAGCATGATTTGGAGTCAGTAGGCTCTGAAGAATCACCAAGTAAGAATGGAATTATATTGAGTAGTGGTGAGGCTCCTAAAGCTGAGGATTTGGATGGTAATTTTCATCAGTTTCGTGAAGACAAACCTAATTTTTCTTATGTTGAAGCATTCGAGGGAACAAAGGAAGAAGATCATGATGTCCAAAAAAATGAGAAATGTGATGATGCAAGTGTTGTTCATAAGGAAATGAAGGATATTGAAGCTAAAATACCTGGAGAAAGTGAAGGAATCGAAGGAGAATCAGAAGAGGTTTTAAAGTGTCCTGGCTCTGGTGTTGAGTTTATTGGTATGGCAATGAATTCTGGAGCTGATGGCGCGGCTTCTGACGCCAACGAGCATGAGATTGTAGCGAATAATATAGAAGTACCAATCGAAGAATTGACCAAAAGTTTAACATCATCATGTGATTTGAGCAATATTGACAACCATTCTGATGATTACTTTAACAATCAGATATCAGATGAGGATTGCAACCCCAAACCTAATTATGATCAGTCAAACATAAAAAATGAGGCATATATGGTGAAGAAGAAACATGTGGAGGAAGTAATTTCTGAAATTCTAAGACTTTATAGCAACAAGTGCTCAAATAACTGTATTCAATCTCAAAATGAGAATGATGAAAATCAACCTTCTGTTAATGTTGAAGAAGAGAAGCCACTGATGCCAGTAGAAGCTGACATGGTACATACTTGCAACTGCTACGGCTGCGATAATAGCGATGATGAAATTAAAAATGAGCCTAACGGTTCAGATGACAATGTTGGAGAAATGTATGAGTTTCAGGCTTTGAACAGCAACATTGATAGGAAGCTTGAATTGCAAGAAAAAGGAGATGATGGAAATGTGTTATCTGAATTCAGTTCCAAGCGTAATAGGAAGCTGTGTGAACATCTGAATAATATGCAGGTTGCTAGCATAGAAATGGATCATGATTATAGTTTCTTGAGACCTGACTATGATTTTGGGTTATTAGAAGAGCAGAAGTTACTTGATTTATgcttttcacatttaggatcttAG